The following are encoded in a window of Desulfomicrobium macestii genomic DNA:
- a CDS encoding restriction endonuclease subunit S, which yields MAGEEITIGTLLDETGGSIKTGPFGTKLKASEYTATGVPVISVGEVGFGRLRIHQNTPRVDDTVSSRMPEFLLKAGDIVFGRKGAVERSAQVQPEEDGYFLGSDGIRIRLNIDSCDPKFIAYQFQTTAHRNWMIQHSAGTTMPSLNEGIIRRIPIVLKPLAEQKAIAAVLGALDDKIELNRRMNVTLEATARALFQSWFVDFDPVRAKLDGRQPVGMDEATAALFPDSFQDSEAGHIPNGWEPLRLPDAIEVNPRRLLKKGSVAPYLDMKNLPTQGHSAEEVIDRVFSSGTKFQNGDTLLARITPCLENGKTGYVDFLDDGQVGWGSTEYIVFTPKSPLPPQFGYLLARSDALRSHAIQNMTGTSGRQRVPSECFNTFWLAVPPSEVARRFDELTSPLMAKIKANSTESRTLATLRDTLLPKLLRGELSI from the coding sequence ATGGCGGGTGAAGAAATCACCATCGGTACGCTTCTCGACGAAACGGGTGGAAGCATTAAGACGGGGCCGTTCGGAACGAAGCTCAAAGCCTCGGAATACACTGCCACTGGCGTTCCTGTGATTTCAGTGGGAGAAGTCGGCTTTGGGCGCTTGCGCATTCACCAAAATACGCCGCGAGTCGATGATACCGTTTCCAGTAGGATGCCTGAATTCTTGTTAAAGGCGGGCGATATTGTGTTTGGTCGAAAAGGCGCGGTCGAACGCAGCGCCCAAGTTCAGCCTGAAGAAGACGGGTATTTCTTGGGCTCTGATGGGATTCGTATCCGTCTCAATATTGACTCGTGCGACCCGAAATTCATCGCGTATCAGTTTCAAACAACGGCACACCGAAACTGGATGATTCAGCACTCTGCAGGAACGACGATGCCCTCGCTCAATGAAGGCATTATCCGGCGTATCCCGATTGTCCTGAAACCTCTAGCCGAGCAAAAAGCCATCGCGGCGGTGCTTGGGGCGCTAGACGACAAGATCGAATTGAATCGGCGGATGAACGTGACGCTGGAGGCGACGGCGCGGGCGCTGTTCCAGAGCTGGTTCGTGGATTTCGACCCCGTTCGTGCCAAACTTGATGGACGCCAGCCTGTGGGGATGGATGAGGCTACGGCGGCGTTGTTTCCGGATTCGTTTCAAGATTCTGAGGCTGGGCACATTCCAAATGGATGGGAGCCGTTGCGTTTGCCTGACGCTATAGAAGTGAACCCTCGTCGTTTGTTGAAAAAAGGCTCTGTCGCGCCTTATCTCGACATGAAAAACCTCCCGACACAGGGGCATTCTGCTGAGGAGGTAATTGACCGGGTATTCAGTTCAGGCACTAAGTTTCAAAACGGAGACACGCTCCTCGCCCGCATCACACCATGCTTGGAAAATGGTAAAACCGGATATGTGGATTTCCTTGATGATGGTCAAGTCGGATGGGGGTCAACAGAGTACATCGTTTTTACTCCGAAGTCACCGCTCCCCCCGCAGTTTGGCTATCTCCTCGCCCGTTCCGACGCGCTGCGCTCCCACGCTATACAAAATATGACCGGAACCAGCGGGCGTCAGCGCGTTCCGTCCGAGTGCTTTAATACGTTTTGGCTAGCTGTCCCGCCGTCTGAAGTTGCCCGGCGTTTCGACGAACTCACCTCGCCACTGATGGCGAAAATCAAAGCCAACTCCACAGAATCTCGTACCCTAGCCACTCTGCGCGACACGCTGCTGCCGAAGCTGCTGAGAGGGGAGTTGTCGATTTAA
- a CDS encoding ATP-binding protein: MIESITIANVATYAGAPEQLAGLSRFNFLYGSNGTGKTTVSRVIAKETDFPSCQVKWKGGTKLQPMVYNHDFVERNFHQLPELKGVFTLGEKQKDTLTKIETVKAEQGALTAKIENLTQCLTSADGTAGKKVELAALESALREKCWTLKQKLDGQHVQGAFKGYMGSKDSFRSKILQEHASNAATLLPQTDLEKKAASIFGPTPITEAFVAAIDTTKLLSCEADPILKKRIIGKDDVDIAAMIKKLGNSDWVRAGRAFYDVNEEVCPFCQQKTTAALRRSLDEYFDEAFVNDSKVIDDLATDYATEARRLQQQLATIIASPSKFLDVEKLKAEKELLDTKITLNNQRIAGKRKEASQVVELESLTNVTTAIKAVIDDANIQVAAHNKVVANLVTERTILTSQVWRFALEELKADLDAFKTAKEALDKAITAMKDQIENATEERRIKAAEIRELEKQTTSVQPTVDGINELLISFGFQGFNLTRTVSGTSYKLVRPDGSDAKATLSEGEKTFVTFLYFYHLLKGSESESGMTNDRIVVFDDPVSSLDSDILFIVSSLIKNVFDEVREGTGYIKQVFVLTHNVYFHKEVTFNPDRRKVAMGEETFWVVRKSDLVSKIEKHNTNPIKTSYELLWSEVRRTDRSNLTIQNTLRRILENYFKILGGADPDKICGMFEGKEKLICKSLFSWVNDGSHFVLDDLYVSMDSSMVEIYLKVFREIFKKSDHLAHYKMMMGDAFVDDAPVFEATAPVAFPIAQP, from the coding sequence ATGATTGAATCCATCACCATTGCGAACGTTGCGACCTATGCAGGAGCGCCTGAACAACTCGCCGGGTTGTCCCGATTCAATTTCTTATATGGCTCGAACGGGACTGGGAAAACGACTGTCAGTAGAGTTATCGCAAAAGAGACGGATTTCCCTTCCTGCCAAGTAAAATGGAAAGGCGGAACGAAGCTTCAACCAATGGTCTATAACCACGATTTCGTGGAACGAAACTTCCATCAGCTCCCCGAACTCAAAGGTGTTTTCACATTGGGCGAGAAGCAGAAGGACACGCTGACGAAAATTGAAACGGTCAAGGCAGAACAAGGCGCACTCACTGCAAAGATTGAAAACCTTACCCAATGTTTGACGAGCGCAGACGGCACGGCTGGCAAGAAGGTAGAGTTGGCAGCTCTCGAATCTGCTTTAAGAGAGAAGTGTTGGACGCTGAAGCAGAAGCTTGATGGACAGCATGTACAAGGTGCTTTCAAAGGCTACATGGGAAGCAAGGATAGTTTTAGATCGAAAATTCTTCAGGAACACGCCTCTAATGCGGCCACGCTCCTGCCGCAGACCGATTTGGAAAAAAAGGCGGCGAGCATCTTTGGTCCAACACCAATAACGGAGGCGTTTGTTGCCGCCATTGACACGACGAAGCTTCTTTCATGTGAAGCAGACCCGATTCTAAAGAAGCGTATTATTGGAAAGGATGATGTCGATATCGCTGCGATGATCAAGAAGCTCGGAAACAGCGATTGGGTTCGCGCTGGACGGGCGTTCTATGATGTGAATGAGGAAGTCTGTCCGTTCTGCCAACAAAAGACGACCGCAGCATTGAGGCGGAGCTTGGACGAATACTTTGACGAGGCATTTGTAAATGACAGCAAGGTAATCGATGATCTTGCCACTGACTACGCCACAGAGGCGAGGCGGTTACAGCAGCAGCTCGCCACAATCATCGCGTCTCCGTCAAAGTTCCTCGACGTTGAGAAGCTGAAGGCAGAGAAAGAACTCCTCGACACTAAAATTACGCTCAACAACCAACGTATTGCTGGAAAGAGGAAGGAAGCGAGTCAGGTAGTTGAATTGGAATCGCTGACTAATGTGACGACGGCAATCAAGGCTGTAATCGACGACGCCAACATTCAAGTTGCAGCCCATAACAAGGTGGTCGCAAACCTCGTGACCGAACGCACAATCCTGACATCACAAGTTTGGAGGTTTGCGCTAGAGGAGCTGAAGGCAGATCTCGACGCATTCAAGACGGCCAAAGAGGCTTTGGATAAAGCCATCACTGCAATGAAGGACCAGATTGAAAATGCGACTGAAGAACGAAGGATTAAGGCCGCTGAAATTCGTGAGTTGGAAAAGCAGACAACGAGCGTTCAGCCCACTGTCGACGGCATCAATGAGTTACTCATTTCATTTGGCTTCCAAGGATTCAATCTCACCAGAACCGTGAGCGGGACATCTTACAAATTAGTACGCCCGGACGGTTCAGATGCAAAGGCGACGTTGAGCGAAGGAGAAAAGACCTTCGTCACCTTCCTTTACTTCTACCACCTACTTAAAGGCAGCGAGTCAGAGAGCGGGATGACGAACGACCGAATCGTTGTTTTCGACGACCCTGTCTCCAGTCTCGATAGCGACATCCTCTTCATTGTTAGTAGTCTCATCAAAAATGTCTTTGATGAAGTCCGGGAAGGAACAGGGTACATTAAGCAAGTTTTCGTGCTCACGCATAACGTATATTTTCATAAGGAAGTGACCTTCAATCCAGACCGTCGGAAGGTGGCGATGGGCGAGGAGACGTTTTGGGTGGTTCGTAAATCGGATCTAGTTTCTAAAATCGAGAAGCATAATACCAACCCCATCAAAACTTCTTATGAGTTGCTATGGTCCGAAGTTCGCAGGACAGACCGCTCGAACCTGACGATTCAAAATACTTTAAGAAGGATTCTTGAGAACTACTTCAAGATTCTCGGCGGCGCCGATCCCGACAAGATTTGCGGAATGTTTGAGGGTAAAGAGAAGCTCATCTGCAAATCGCTCTTTTCGTGGGTCAATGACGGTTCGCATTTTGTCCTCGATGATCTCTATGTTTCAATGGATAGCTCAATGGTAGAAATTTACCTCAAAGTTTTTCGTGAGATATTCAAGAAATCGGACCACCTTGCTCACTACAAAATGATGATGGGTGACGCATTCGTGGATGATGCTCCAGTTTTCGAGGCTACAGCTCCAGTAGCATTTCCAATTGCACAGCCATGA
- a CDS encoding DUF2062 domain-containing protein, whose protein sequence is MKLGVSPERVALAVIVGLVSSTWPQIGTNPIMALILSWSFKCNKAITSGISLVFTPFQYALMIPFLRVGETILDVEHFETTVPDIIRIVFTDPIGSFAILGIPLLHAILGWICAWALVGPALFFPTRLLMRRISNRVS, encoded by the coding sequence TTGAAGCTGGGCGTTTCGCCGGAGCGCGTAGCCTTGGCGGTCATCGTCGGGCTGGTATCTTCCACCTGGCCCCAGATCGGCACAAACCCGATCATGGCCCTCATTCTTTCGTGGTCGTTCAAATGCAACAAGGCGATCACAAGCGGCATCTCACTGGTGTTCACCCCGTTTCAATACGCCCTCATGATCCCCTTCCTGCGCGTGGGCGAAACGATCCTTGACGTCGAACATTTCGAGACAACGGTTCCCGACATCATAAGAATCGTATTTACGGATCCAATCGGCTCATTCGCCATTCTCGGCATCCCCCTTCTCCATGCGATACTCGGCTGGATCTGCGCCTGGGCCCTGGTCGGCCCGGCCCTGTTTTTCCCGACGCGCCTGCTCATGCGACGGATATCAAACCGAGTTTCTTGA
- a CDS encoding CopG family ribbon-helix-helix protein, with protein sequence MSTAETVSTSFRASKDKIERIDAIATSMGRSRNWLLNKALDDILEHQAWFVAEVQKGIEAADKGELASPDEVTAIFNKYGA encoded by the coding sequence ATGAGCACAGCAGAAACCGTATCCACCAGTTTTCGTGCATCAAAAGACAAAATTGAGCGTATCGACGCGATCGCCACGTCTATGGGTAGAAGCCGCAACTGGCTCCTGAACAAAGCGTTGGACGACATTCTGGAGCATCAGGCCTGGTTCGTGGCAGAGGTTCAAAAAGGCATTGAGGCCGCCGATAAAGGCGAACTCGCATCCCCGGATGAAGTGACGGCGATCTTCAACAAATACGGGGCCTAA
- a CDS encoding type II toxin-antitoxin system RelE/ParE family toxin — protein sequence MPRWTKLAIRDLDSVLEYIAADDAESAQRVAQAIRSASERLDQFPQMGRNGAEMSTKELVVPGLPYILIYRQQGPTIQILRLLHSRQKWPVT from the coding sequence ATGCCCAGATGGACGAAACTCGCCATAAGAGACCTGGACAGCGTGCTTGAGTACATCGCCGCCGATGATGCCGAGTCTGCCCAGCGAGTCGCCCAAGCGATCCGGTCAGCCAGCGAACGCCTGGACCAGTTCCCCCAGATGGGCCGGAATGGAGCCGAAATGAGCACAAAGGAACTCGTAGTACCTGGACTGCCGTATATATTGATCTATCGCCAGCAAGGCCCCACAATCCAAATTTTAAGACTTCTTCATTCACGTCAAAAATGGCCTGTAACATGA
- a CDS encoding tlde1 domain-containing protein: MPWHYNQRSGKIVGPGGEDYQGYSGRGVHKNEPRSEAIVDSGPIPRGTWRINPDHYDSATLGPFVLKLSPVGHSAHGRTHFRIHGDKAGALGTASKGCIVLSREVRKAIVRSGETTLEVR; encoded by the coding sequence ATGCCATGGCATTACAATCAAAGATCAGGCAAAATCGTCGGTCCCGGTGGAGAAGATTATCAGGGATACAGCGGGCGCGGAGTCCACAAGAATGAGCCAAGATCCGAAGCGATAGTCGATTCCGGCCCGATTCCCCGCGGCACATGGCGCATCAATCCCGACCATTACGACAGCGCCACTCTGGGACCTTTCGTGCTGAAACTCAGTCCTGTCGGCCACTCTGCGCACGGAAGAACCCATTTCAGAATTCACGGAGACAAGGCAGGCGCCTTGGGCACCGCATCCAAAGGGTGCATAGTCTTGAGCCGCGAAGTTCGAAAAGCCATTGTCAGAAGCGGCGAAACCACTCTTGAAGTGAGATAG
- a CDS encoding virulence RhuM family protein: MQLFSVSSLVGEESEFMSKKISNPGGRAKKDTATSLVRSSAAEYLTFVAAGGDSDVSIEMRYEEENIWLTQKMMAALYDVSIPAINQHLKRIFSDNELEETAVVKQYLTTAADGKGYQTKHYSLQAIIAVGFKIENERAVQFRKWANQIVKDYTIQGWTMDVERLKHGGTLTDEFFERQLEKIREIRLSERKFYQKITDIYATALDYDPSATATKRFFAAVQNKMHYAVHGQTAAEVIKARADHERENMGLTNWEGAPKGKIHRYDVSIAKNYLTEFELGQMQRIVSAYLDMAEMQAMRKIPMTMEDWETRLSGFLQLWDREILQDAGKVTAELAKAHAESEFEKYRIVQDRLFESDFDRLFKKLPEKGD; the protein is encoded by the coding sequence ATGCAACTATTCAGCGTTTCAAGTTTGGTTGGGGAGGAGTCTGAATTCATGAGTAAAAAAATATCCAATCCCGGTGGTCGCGCCAAAAAGGACACCGCAACCTCCTTGGTCCGTTCTTCGGCGGCTGAATACCTCACCTTTGTGGCTGCCGGAGGCGACTCGGATGTCAGTATCGAAATGCGCTACGAGGAAGAGAACATCTGGCTGACGCAGAAGATGATGGCCGCTCTTTACGATGTCTCCATCCCCGCCATCAACCAGCACCTGAAGCGCATTTTCAGCGACAACGAATTGGAGGAAACGGCAGTTGTTAAGCAGTACTTAACAACTGCCGCCGACGGCAAGGGCTACCAGACGAAGCACTATAGCTTGCAAGCGATCATCGCCGTGGGCTTCAAGATCGAGAACGAGCGTGCCGTCCAGTTCAGGAAGTGGGCCAATCAGATCGTCAAGGATTATACGATCCAGGGTTGGACCATGGATGTGGAACGTCTCAAACATGGCGGCACCCTGACGGATGAGTTTTTCGAGCGCCAACTTGAAAAGATCCGGGAAATCCGGCTCTCCGAGCGGAAGTTTTACCAGAAGATCACGGACATCTACGCCACCGCGCTGGACTACGATCCGTCGGCTACGGCAACGAAGCGGTTTTTCGCCGCGGTTCAAAACAAGATGCACTACGCCGTGCATGGCCAAACAGCAGCCGAGGTCATCAAGGCTCGCGCGGATCACGAGCGGGAAAACATGGGGCTGACTAACTGGGAAGGTGCGCCCAAGGGGAAAATCCATCGTTACGATGTTTCCATCGCCAAGAACTATCTCACGGAGTTCGAGCTTGGACAAATGCAGCGCATCGTTTCCGCCTATCTCGATATGGCTGAAATGCAGGCCATGCGCAAAATTCCGATGACCATGGAGGATTGGGAAACACGCTTGAGCGGATTTCTTCAACTCTGGGATCGGGAAATTCTTCAGGATGCGGGCAAAGTGACAGCCGAATTGGCAAAGGCCCACGCGGAAAGTGAGTTTGAAAAATACCGCATCGTGCAGGACAGGCTGTTCGAATCGGACTTTGACCGGTTGTTCAAGAAGCTGCCGGAAAAAGGGGATTAG
- a CDS encoding type I restriction endonuclease subunit R has product MTLNESLIEEATLQWFGELGYAALHGPMLAPGELAAERDSFGDVVLCARLRDTIRRLNPAMPEEAREDALRKVLLVATPSMTQTNRAFHKMLRDGVPVEYSRSDGSIAGDHARLVNFEDVHANDWLAVNQFTVIEGQHNRRPDIVIFVNGLPLGLIELKNAADEDATIWSAYAQLQTYKAQIPSLLHYNALLVVSDGLQARMGSLTANQEWFKVWRTIDGETDAPKSALELEVLVRGVFERQRFLDLLQHFIVFEEDPDSGALHKIIAGYHQFHAVNAAVEETIRASLTPHDFVGTGATFRESAGTYWAGRMHGGKPGDRRAGVVWHTQGSGKSFTMLFFAARVIRESAMQNPTLVILTDRNDLDDQLFGQFQRCHDILGQTPVQAANREKMRELLAVASGGVVFTTIQKFLPERGERMPCLSERRNIIVIADEAHRSQYDLIDGLARHMRDALPNASFIGFTGTPIEKTDANTRAVFGDYISIYDIQRAVADKATVPIYYESRISKLGLNASELPTLDADFEEITEGEEETKKEKLKSKWAALEALVGDPKRVALIAADLVAHFEKRVEAMDGKAMIVCMSRRICVDFYEALIKLRPDWASDTNDDTEAEKGKDCVVKVVMTGSAEDGPDWQPHIRNKDKRRKLANRFKDSKDPFRIVIVRDMWLTGFDAPCLHTMYADKPMQGHGLMQAIARVNRVFRDKPGGLVVDYLGLADQLKHALANYTESGGKGDPTFDTRQAIAVMLEKHNIACDIMHGFKWKLWTTGKPSERLALIPAGQEHILSQEDGKKRWVQVVTELSRAFALCAASDEATEIREDVSFFQALQAALNKQSGTNRKTPEQVDAAIRQLVSKAITTEGQVIDVFTAAGLPRPDISILSDQFLAEVRGLKHKNVAAELLEKLLKDELKVRSKRNIVQSQVFSEKLKKTLNAYHNRAISTMEVIEELITLAKEMESATKRGENLGLTDDEIAFYDALAANESAVKALGDDKLKVIATELITQIRKSVTIDWTLREGARAKIRVMVKRILNKYGYPPDLQAEAVKTVLMQAELLCKEWAA; this is encoded by the coding sequence GTGACCCTCAACGAATCCCTCATCGAAGAAGCCACCCTCCAATGGTTCGGGGAACTGGGCTATGCCGCCCTGCACGGGCCGATGCTCGCGCCCGGTGAGCTTGCGGCGGAGCGGGATTCGTTTGGTGATGTGGTGCTTTGTGCACGTCTGCGTGATACTATCAGACGTCTGAACCCGGCCATGCCCGAAGAGGCGCGGGAAGATGCCCTGCGCAAGGTTTTACTGGTGGCAACGCCGTCAATGACTCAGACGAATCGCGCGTTTCACAAAATGCTCCGTGACGGAGTGCCGGTGGAGTATTCGCGGTCCGATGGCAGCATCGCGGGTGACCATGCGCGACTGGTAAATTTTGAAGATGTGCATGCCAATGATTGGCTGGCGGTGAACCAGTTCACGGTCATCGAAGGCCAGCATAACCGCAGGCCCGATATCGTGATCTTCGTCAACGGGCTGCCACTGGGCCTGATCGAACTCAAAAACGCGGCGGATGAGGACGCAACGATCTGGAGCGCTTATGCACAGCTCCAAACCTACAAGGCGCAGATTCCTTCGTTGCTGCATTACAACGCGCTGCTTGTGGTCAGCGACGGCTTGCAGGCTCGCATGGGCTCGCTGACGGCGAATCAGGAGTGGTTCAAGGTCTGGCGCACCATTGACGGGGAAACAGATGCGCCAAAGTCGGCTCTTGAACTGGAAGTGCTGGTGCGTGGAGTGTTCGAGCGGCAGCGGTTTCTTGATCTGCTCCAGCATTTCATTGTTTTCGAAGAGGACCCGGACTCCGGTGCGCTGCACAAGATCATCGCGGGCTACCATCAGTTCCACGCTGTGAACGCGGCGGTGGAAGAGACCATTCGCGCCTCGCTCACTCCGCATGATTTCGTGGGAACGGGCGCGACGTTTCGTGAGAGTGCGGGCACATACTGGGCTGGCCGTATGCATGGCGGCAAGCCGGGCGATCGGCGTGCGGGAGTTGTCTGGCACACTCAAGGTAGTGGCAAGAGTTTCACCATGCTGTTCTTTGCCGCTCGCGTGATCCGCGAGAGTGCGATGCAGAACCCGACCTTGGTAATCCTGACCGATCGCAACGACCTTGATGACCAGCTTTTCGGCCAATTTCAGCGCTGCCATGACATTCTCGGTCAGACTCCGGTGCAGGCTGCAAACCGTGAGAAGATGCGCGAATTGCTGGCCGTGGCGAGCGGGGGAGTGGTCTTCACCACGATCCAGAAATTTTTGCCCGAGCGGGGAGAGCGGATGCCCTGCTTGAGCGAACGCCGGAACATCATCGTCATTGCCGACGAAGCGCACCGCAGCCAATACGACCTTATCGACGGCCTGGCCCGGCACATGCGGGACGCCTTGCCAAACGCCTCCTTCATCGGTTTCACCGGCACGCCCATCGAGAAGACCGATGCAAACACGCGTGCGGTCTTTGGCGATTACATTTCCATCTACGACATCCAGCGTGCCGTTGCCGACAAGGCCACGGTGCCGATCTACTATGAAAGCCGCATCTCCAAGCTTGGCCTGAACGCCAGCGAACTGCCGACGCTCGATGCGGATTTTGAAGAGATCACCGAAGGCGAAGAAGAGACGAAGAAGGAAAAGCTCAAGTCCAAGTGGGCCGCGCTGGAAGCGTTGGTGGGAGATCCGAAACGCGTCGCTCTCATCGCCGCCGATCTGGTGGCGCATTTCGAGAAACGCGTGGAGGCCATGGACGGCAAGGCCATGATCGTGTGCATGAGCCGCCGCATCTGCGTGGATTTTTACGAGGCGCTCATCAAGCTTCGACCCGATTGGGCCAGCGACACGAATGACGACACCGAGGCCGAGAAAGGCAAAGACTGCGTGGTGAAGGTGGTGATGACCGGCAGTGCCGAAGACGGCCCGGACTGGCAGCCGCATATCCGCAACAAGGACAAACGCCGCAAACTGGCCAACCGTTTCAAGGACAGCAAAGACCCCTTCCGGATCGTGATCGTGCGCGACATGTGGCTGACCGGTTTTGACGCGCCATGCCTGCACACCATGTATGCCGACAAGCCCATGCAGGGGCACGGCCTCATGCAGGCCATCGCCCGCGTGAACCGTGTTTTTCGCGACAAGCCGGGCGGTCTGGTGGTGGATTATCTGGGGCTTGCCGATCAGCTCAAACATGCCCTCGCCAATTACACGGAGAGCGGCGGTAAAGGCGACCCGACGTTTGACACGAGGCAGGCCATCGCCGTGATGCTGGAAAAGCACAATATCGCCTGTGACATCATGCACGGTTTCAAATGGAAATTATGGACTACCGGCAAACCCTCCGAACGCCTTGCCCTCATCCCTGCCGGTCAGGAACATATCCTGAGCCAGGAAGATGGCAAGAAACGCTGGGTGCAGGTGGTGACCGAACTTTCCCGCGCCTTTGCCCTCTGCGCCGCGAGCGATGAAGCGACGGAGATCCGCGAAGACGTTTCCTTCTTCCAGGCCCTGCAAGCCGCGCTGAACAAGCAAAGCGGCACCAACCGCAAGACCCCCGAACAGGTCGACGCGGCCATCCGCCAGCTCGTCTCCAAAGCCATCACCACCGAAGGCCAGGTCATCGACGTCTTCACCGCCGCTGGACTCCCAAGGCCCGACATATCCATCCTGAGCGACCAATTCCTGGCCGAAGTGCGCGGCCTCAAACATAAGAACGTCGCCGCCGAGTTGCTGGAAAAACTGCTCAAGGATGAACTCAAAGTCCGGTCCAAACGGAACATCGTCCAGAGCCAGGTGTTCAGCGAAAAGCTCAAGAAGACGCTCAACGCCTATCATAACCGTGCCATCTCGACGATGGAGGTTATCGAAGAGCTCATCACGTTGGCCAAGGAAATGGAATCAGCGACAAAACGGGGTGAAAACCTCGGTCTAACTGATGACGAAATTGCGTTCTACGACGCACTCGCCGCCAACGAGTCCGCCGTGAAGGCCCTGGGTGACGACAAGTTGAAGGTCATCGCTACTGAACTCATCACCCAGATTCGCAAGAGCGTGACCATTGATTGGACGTTACGAGAAGGGGCGCGGGCGAAGATCCGCGTGATGGTCAAACGCATCCTGAACAAATACGGCTATCCACCGGACCTCCAGGCAGAGGCGGTCAAGACGGTGCTTATGCAGGCGGAGCTATTGTGCAAGGAGTGGGCGGCGTAA
- a CDS encoding chalcone isomerase family protein, producing MCRKIIFPICALIVLVISNAQADTNTISRYVPQAQQVGSGRLTLLFWNVYDATLYAPKAQWSAHEPYALSISYLREIKGAEIAKTSAEAIRDLGFSDEEILDDWYGSMLRIFPDVDESTTLIGVRNDKGETIFYNNDQIAGTITDPAFADWFFGIWLNEKTQKPELRKKLLGLQAR from the coding sequence ATGTGCAGAAAAATTATTTTTCCAATCTGTGCTCTCATCGTCTTGGTAATATCCAATGCCCAGGCGGACACAAACACAATCTCCCGGTATGTTCCGCAAGCTCAGCAAGTCGGCTCAGGCAGACTCACCCTCCTTTTTTGGAATGTTTACGACGCCACGCTGTATGCTCCCAAAGCGCAGTGGAGCGCCCATGAGCCCTACGCACTCTCCATATCCTACCTCCGCGAAATAAAAGGCGCTGAGATAGCAAAAACCTCTGCGGAAGCAATCCGGGATCTCGGATTTTCAGATGAGGAAATCCTTGATGACTGGTATGGAAGCATGCTCAGGATATTCCCTGATGTTGACGAGAGCACGACACTGATCGGAGTACGAAACGATAAAGGCGAGACAATTTTCTATAATAACGATCAGATTGCAGGAACCATAACGGACCCTGCGTTTGCCGACTGGTTTTTTGGAATTTGGCTGAACGAAAAGACACAGAAGCCGGAATTGCGAAAAAAACTACTCGGTCTGCAGGCAAGATAG
- a CDS encoding N-6 DNA methylase, translating into MMLCCYEQASSSIKTGIPVCLWFLTKNKGTDTKRGFRDRRKHTLFIDARKLGTLIDRVHRELTDVDMEKIAGTYHRWRGDNGATEYEDIAGFCKSATTADIAAHGFVLTPGRYVGAEVVEDDGEPFEEKMTRLVAELKGQFEESARLELAIKANLKGLGYGG; encoded by the coding sequence ATGATGTTATGTTGCTATGAACAAGCCAGTAGCTCGATAAAAACCGGCATTCCGGTCTGCTTGTGGTTCCTGACAAAAAACAAAGGAACCGACACCAAACGCGGGTTCCGCGACCGCCGCAAACACACCCTGTTCATAGACGCCCGCAAACTCGGTACCCTCATCGACCGCGTCCACCGCGAACTGACCGACGTCGATATGGAGAAAATCGCCGGCACCTATCACCGCTGGCGAGGAGACAACGGCGCAACCGAATACGAAGACATCGCCGGTTTCTGTAAATCCGCCACAACCGCCGATATTGCCGCGCATGGTTTTGTGTTGACGCCGGGGCGTTATGTTGGGGCTGAGGTAGTTGAAGATGATGGGGAGCCTTTTGAGGAGAAGATGACGCGGTTGGTGGCGGAATTGAAGGGACAGTTCGAGGAATCTGCGCGGTTGGAGTTGGCTATTAAGGCGAATTTGAAGGGGTTGGGCTATGGCGGGTGA